The Pongo abelii isolate AG06213 chromosome 20, NHGRI_mPonAbe1-v2.0_pri, whole genome shotgun sequence genome window below encodes:
- the LOC134760747 gene encoding uncharacterized protein LOC134760747, which yields MIVSLSKPLSARLGRCGDPGALGFHSCLGQGSFLDLCGPTDGCVVGPGRAGGKATVLDVCLLGKAVSHATRTSSLVLGGRRVPLLLGKEPCSTESSGCHGCQGAKGTGFCWVQGRWRQGYLPGGGVVVGCSLWKPLGPSGRLPECGLDSGAGPVSQAFRCAWLFFSFVAEVSRGPPGARLDITVRLAIAPYGLKDTRWLHLLLGDVGATCGHTGSISDSPLSVFARVGGSSVGMPEPPLGLGDEGGPLLHPGRREAVGSWVSSFSADSTPCGPGDLSVPQRDPSRLTALQPHSPSPGGIHRRIRRGVRTAQPAP from the coding sequence ATGAttgtttccctctccaaacctcTTTCGGCACGATTGGGCAGGTGtggtgatcctggagctctgggcttccacAGCTGTCTGGGACAGGGAAGCTTTCTGGATCTCTGTGGCCCAACTGATGGCTGCGTGGTGGGTCCCGGAAGAGCGGGAGGCAAGGCGACGGTTCTTGACGTTTGCCTTCTAGGAAAGGCGGTGTCGCATGCCACCCGCACTTCCTCTCTGGTTCTTGGGGGCCGTCGGGTTCCTCTCCTCCTGGGGAAAGAGCCTTGTagcactgaatcttctggctgccacggatgtcagggagccaaagggactgggttttgctgggtgcaggggaggtggcgTCAGGGGTACCTACCCGGTGGCGGGGTGGTTGTGGGGTGTAGTTTGTGGAAACCTCTCGGCCCCTCTGGCAGGCTCCCTGAATGTGGCTTGGATTCGGGCGCAGGCCCTGTCTCGCAGGCTTTCAGGTGCGCTTGgcttttcttcagctttgtggCGGAGGTCTCCCGTGGCCCCCCGGGCGCACGGCTGGACATCACTGTCCGTCTCGCCATCGCCCCCTACGGCCTCAAAGACACCCGCTGGCTCCATCTGCTCTTGGGGGACGTCGGTGCCACGTGTGGTCACACTGGCTCCATCTCGGACtcgcctctctctgtctttgcacgTGTCGGGGGAAGCAGTGTCGGGATGCCGGAGCCCCCCCTGGGTCTTGGAGATGAAGGCGGGCCACTGCTCCacccgggaaggagggaggcagtgggctcgtGGGTCAGTTCATTTTCCGCCGACAGCACGCCTTGCGGCCCCGGGGATCTTTCGGTGCCCCAGCGAGACCCTTCCCGCCTCACTGCATTGCAACCCCATTCCCCATCACCCGGTGGGATCCATCGTCGGATCCGAAGAGGAGTCCGCACAGCCCAGCCGGCACCCTGA